A genomic window from Helicobacter pylori includes:
- the cfaS gene encoding cyclopropane fatty acid synthase yields MISKFLLKSMFKQWKNGDYQVVFWDNSVYRNGEHSPKFTLKIHRPLKFSDIKKDMSLTIAEAYMDGVIDIEGSMDEVMHSLYLQTNYEHLHKHDGAKAIQKPLKESSNISKHYDLGNDFYSIWLDETLSYSCAYFKKDDDALHTAQLQKLDHTLKKLHLKQGEKLLDIGCGWGYLSIKAAQEYGAEVMGITISNEQYKQANKRVQELGLEDRVTIKLLNYQDLDGRLYRFDKVVSVGMFEHVGKDNLPFYFKKVKEVLKTGGMFLLHSILCCFEGKTNAWVDKYIFPGGYLPSLREVMSVMSECDFHLLMAESLRIHYAKTLDIWRDNFNHNLDKVKRLGYDERFIRMWDLYLRTCASAFRVGSADLFQLLLTNSVDNTFPLTKEYIYQ; encoded by the coding sequence ATGATTTCAAAATTTTTGCTCAAAAGCATGTTTAAGCAGTGGAAAAACGGCGATTATCAAGTCGTTTTTTGGGACAATAGCGTTTATAGGAATGGCGAGCATTCGCCTAAATTCACCCTTAAAATCCATCGCCCCCTGAAATTTAGCGACATTAAAAAAGACATGTCTTTAACGATTGCTGAAGCTTATATGGACGGCGTGATTGATATTGAAGGCTCTATGGATGAGGTGATGCATTCTCTGTATTTGCAAACCAATTACGAGCATTTGCATAAACATGATGGCGCTAAAGCCATTCAAAAACCCCTTAAAGAAAGCTCTAACATTTCTAAACACTACGATTTAGGGAATGACTTTTATTCTATCTGGCTAGATGAAACCTTAAGCTATTCATGTGCTTATTTTAAAAAGGACGATGACGCTCTCCATACCGCTCAACTCCAAAAATTAGATCACACTTTAAAAAAGCTCCATTTAAAACAAGGCGAAAAACTACTGGATATAGGCTGTGGCTGGGGCTATCTCTCTATCAAAGCCGCGCAAGAATATGGGGCAGAAGTGATGGGGATCACCATTTCTAACGAGCAATACAAACAGGCTAACAAACGAGTCCAAGAATTAGGTTTAGAAGATAGAGTAACGATCAAATTATTGAATTACCAGGATTTAGACGGACGGTTGTATCGCTTTGATAAGGTGGTGAGCGTGGGCATGTTTGAGCATGTGGGTAAGGATAATCTACCTTTTTATTTCAAAAAAGTTAAAGAAGTGTTAAAAACGGGCGGAATGTTTTTGCTCCACTCCATTTTATGCTGTTTTGAAGGCAAGACTAACGCATGGGTGGATAAATACATTTTCCCGGGCGGCTACTTGCCCTCTTTAAGAGAAGTGATGAGCGTGATGAGCGAATGCGATTTCCACTTGCTCATGGCTGAAAGCTTACGCATCCATTACGCTAAAACTCTAGACATTTGGCGGGACAACTTTAACCACAATTTAGACAAGGTGAAAAGACTTGGCTATGATGAAAGGTTTATCCGCATGTGGGATTTGTATTTAAGGACTTGTGCATCCGCCTTTAGGGTAGGGAGTGCGGATTTATTCCAACTGCTTTTAACTAACAGCGTGGATAACACCTTCCCTTTAACCAAAGAATATATTTATCAATAA
- the metG gene encoding methionine--tRNA ligase yields MQKSLITTPIYYVNDIPHIGHAYTTLIADTLKKYYTLQGEEVFFLTGTDEHGQKIEQSARLRNQSPKAYADSISAIFKSQWDFFNLDYDGFIRTTDNEHQKCVQNAFEIMFEKGDIYKGTYSGYYCVSCESYCAISKTDNTEGKVLCPDCLRETTLLEEESYFFRLSAYEKPLLEFYAKNPEAILPIYRKNEVTSFIEQGLLDLSITRTSFEWGIPLPKKMNDPKHVVYVWLDALLNYASALGYLNGLENKMAHFERARHIVGKDILRFHAIYWPAFLMSLNLPLFKQLCVHGWWTIEGVKMSKSLGNVLDAQKLAMEYGVEELRYFLLREVPFGQDGDFSKKALVERINANLNNDLGNLLNRLLGMAKKYFNHSLKSAKITAYYPKELEKVHQILDNANSFVPKMQLHKALEELFSVYDFLNKLIAKEEPWVLYKNNELEKLEALLSLIANALLQSSFLLYAFMPKSAMKLASAFKTEITPNHYERFFKSKNLQDMILQDTEPLFSKMEKIEKTEKVEETTSAKKEEEKKLEEKISQKQENYISIEDFKKIEIKVGLIKEAQRVEKSNKLLRLKVDLGENRLRQIISGIALDYEPENLIGQMVCVVANLKPAKLMGEMSEGMILAVRDSDNLALISPTKEKIAGSLIS; encoded by the coding sequence ATGCAAAAATCACTGATCACAACCCCCATTTACTATGTGAATGATATTCCCCATATTGGTCATGCTTATACGACTTTGATTGCGGATACTTTAAAGAAGTATTACACGCTTCAAGGCGAAGAAGTCTTTTTTTTAACCGGCACCGATGAGCATGGGCAAAAGATTGAACAAAGCGCGAGACTAAGGAATCAAAGCCCTAAAGCTTACGCTGATAGCATTAGCGCAATTTTTAAAAGCCAATGGGATTTTTTCAATTTAGATTATGATGGTTTTATCCGCACCACAGACAACGAGCATCAAAAATGCGTGCAAAACGCCTTTGAAATCATGTTTGAAAAAGGGGATATTTATAAAGGCACTTATAGCGGGTATTATTGCGTGAGCTGTGAGAGTTATTGCGCGATTTCTAAAACGGATAATACAGAAGGTAAAGTCTTATGCCCTGATTGCTTGAGAGAGACCACGCTTTTAGAAGAAGAGAGTTATTTTTTTAGATTGAGTGCGTATGAAAAACCTTTATTAGAGTTTTATGCCAAAAACCCTGAAGCGATCTTGCCTATTTATCGTAAAAATGAGGTTACTTCTTTCATTGAACAAGGCTTATTGGATCTATCCATCACGCGCACGAGCTTTGAATGGGGCATTCCTTTACCTAAAAAAATGAATGATCCTAAGCATGTGGTGTATGTTTGGCTAGACGCTTTATTGAATTACGCGAGCGCGTTAGGGTATTTGAATGGTTTGGAAAATAAAATGGCGCATTTTGAGCGCGCTAGGCATATTGTGGGTAAGGATATTTTGCGTTTCCATGCCATTTATTGGCCAGCCTTTTTGATGAGTTTGAATCTGCCCTTATTCAAACAGCTTTGCGTGCATGGGTGGTGGACGATAGAGGGCGTGAAAATGAGTAAAAGCTTGGGTAATGTTTTAGACGCTCAAAAGCTCGCTATGGAGTATGGGGTTGAAGAATTGCGCTATTTTTTGTTGCGTGAAGTGCCTTTTGGGCAAGATGGGGATTTTTCTAAAAAAGCGTTAGTAGAAAGGATCAACGCGAATTTGAACAACGATTTGGGGAATTTGTTGAATCGTTTGTTGGGCATGGCTAAAAAATATTTTAACCATTCTTTAAAAAGTGCAAAAATCACTGCGTATTATCCTAAAGAGCTAGAAAAAGTGCATCAAATTTTAGATAATGCTAACTCTTTTGTGCCTAAAATGCAATTGCATAAAGCGTTAGAGGAATTGTTTAGCGTTTATGATTTTTTAAACAAACTCATCGCTAAAGAAGAGCCATGGGTTTTATATAAAAATAATGAATTGGAAAAATTAGAAGCCTTATTGAGTTTGATTGCAAACGCGCTGTTGCAATCAAGCTTTTTGCTTTATGCGTTCATGCCAAAGAGCGCTATGAAATTAGCGAGCGCTTTTAAGACAGAAATCACGCCCAATCATTACGAACGCTTTTTTAAGTCTAAAAATTTACAAGACATGATCTTGCAAGACACCGAGCCTTTATTTTCCAAAATGGAGAAAATTGAAAAGACTGAAAAAGTGGAGGAAACAACCTCAGCTAAAAAAGAAGAAGAAAAAAAGCTAGAAGAAAAAATCTCGCAAAAGCAAGAAAACTATATCAGTATTGAGGATTTCAAAAAGATAGAAATTAAAGTAGGGCTTATCAAAGAAGCCCAAAGGGTTGAAAAATCCAATAAATTACTGCGCTTAAAAGTGGATTTAGGCGAAAATCGTTTGAGGCAGATTATTTCAGGGATCGCTTTGGATTATGAGCCTGAAAATTTAATCGGTCAAATGGTGTGCGTGGTGGCCAATTTAAAACCTGCAAAGCTCATGGGCGAAATGAGTGAGGGCATGATTTTAGCGGTGCGAGATAGCGATAATCTGGCTTTAATTAGCCCCACCAAAGAAAAAATCGCAGGAAGTTTGATCAGCTAA